Proteins encoded in a region of the Thermotoga sp. KOL6 genome:
- a CDS encoding type II secretion system F family protein yields MPFYKYVAVEGSGRKIRGVIEAENKVKAISVLAERGLMVVRVEEQKNFKRRSPFFQVSINEIATFCRQLSIMISAGIRIKEALNILARQEVFSRRFRKIITEILVNVETGDTLADAFRKTGAFDNVLISMLEAGEEGGVLDRTLRKAAEFYESVKRLQDEVKSAMAYPLFVLFFAVVIVLVISFYILPSLVRAFGTSIPLSPTIQALLKANKFLSKNWPWFSVLVVGVVVILFIIMRSRYGVYIKEYLSFLFPPVRNLRRNMGLERFARTLGILISSGVRITDAIKMAAHASDSPSIVRKSDEMVQKISEGKTLRDTFAESGVFPQLIYEMIGTGEETGKVDEVMERVADFYEDIVRNSVKRLVSLVEPLLIAGVGGFVAFLAYSIYTTVFQLQRSIGG; encoded by the coding sequence ATGCCTTTCTACAAGTATGTAGCCGTGGAGGGGAGTGGGAGAAAGATAAGGGGGGTTATAGAAGCCGAGAATAAAGTGAAAGCGATTTCCGTACTCGCTGAGAGAGGTTTGATGGTCGTTCGCGTCGAAGAACAGAAAAATTTCAAAAGAAGATCCCCTTTTTTTCAGGTTTCTATCAACGAGATCGCCACTTTTTGTCGTCAACTCTCCATAATGATTTCGGCCGGCATTAGAATAAAGGAAGCTTTAAATATATTGGCACGTCAGGAAGTTTTTTCAAGACGCTTCAGAAAGATCATTACGGAAATCCTGGTCAATGTGGAAACGGGCGATACTCTTGCCGATGCTTTCCGGAAAACAGGTGCTTTCGATAATGTGTTGATAAGCATGTTGGAAGCAGGTGAAGAAGGTGGTGTTCTTGATAGAACTTTGAGGAAGGCGGCTGAATTTTACGAAAGTGTGAAAAGGCTTCAGGATGAAGTGAAATCTGCCATGGCTTATCCTCTTTTTGTTCTCTTTTTCGCTGTCGTTATAGTTCTCGTGATCAGTTTTTACATACTTCCCAGCCTCGTTCGAGCCTTTGGAACTTCTATTCCCCTGTCTCCAACAATTCAAGCACTTTTAAAGGCAAACAAATTTCTCAGCAAAAATTGGCCTTGGTTTTCTGTCCTCGTTGTTGGTGTTGTGGTAATCCTTTTCATCATCATGAGATCTAGGTATGGAGTTTATATAAAAGAGTACTTATCTTTCTTGTTTCCACCAGTCCGAAATCTCAGGCGAAACATGGGGCTCGAACGGTTTGCGAGAACTTTGGGTATTCTCATAAGCAGTGGGGTTAGGATAACGGATGCAATAAAAATGGCGGCTCACGCTTCCGATTCTCCTTCAATTGTACGCAAGAGTGATGAAATGGTGCAGAAGATTTCAGAAGGGAAAACACTGAGAGATACTTTTGCGGAGAGTGGTGTGTTTCCGCAGTTGATATATGAGATGATAGGTACTGGAGAGGAAACAGGAAAAGTTGATGAAGTAATGGAAAGAGTTGCAGACTTTTACGAAGATATCGTGCGGAACAGTGTGAAACGTTTGGTGTCTTTAGTCGAACCCCTTTTGATAGCTGGAGTGGGGGGCTTTGTAGCATTCTTAGCGTATTCCATATATACCACCGTATTCCAACTTCAAAGGAGCATCGGTGGATGA
- a CDS encoding tRNA-dihydrouridine synthase, with amino-acid sequence MVKIGLAPMAGYTDRAFRTVCSKWGADFVFSEMVSTKGFLMGSLKTVDLLPFPEEGNVAVQIFGNETEELSKAAEILSERYSWIDLNAGCPVKKVVRKGAGGGLLRDLAKFREIVRAVRKSVKCKFSVKTRLGWNKNDVVEIYRILVEEGVDEVFIHARTVVQGFSGKANWKSLSVLDKKIPTFVSGDIFTPENAKEALEESGCQGILVARGAIGRPWIFKQIRDFLQHGTYSEPSLKDILATLNEHIDLLIKEKGERGAAKEIRKFLAGYTKGLEGARRFRDEAMKIEDICNLKQAIYKFFVRKAEKISF; translated from the coding sequence ATGGTCAAGATAGGTCTTGCACCGATGGCGGGTTACACCGATAGGGCTTTTCGAACAGTATGTTCTAAGTGGGGAGCGGACTTCGTTTTCTCTGAAATGGTGAGTACAAAAGGATTTCTAATGGGATCTTTAAAAACGGTTGATCTACTTCCTTTTCCTGAAGAGGGAAACGTGGCTGTTCAAATATTTGGAAATGAGACTGAAGAACTTTCAAAGGCTGCTGAAATTCTTTCTGAAAGGTATTCTTGGATAGATCTGAACGCTGGTTGCCCTGTGAAAAAGGTAGTGAGAAAAGGGGCAGGTGGAGGTCTTTTAAGAGATTTGGCGAAATTTAGAGAAATAGTGAGGGCGGTTAGAAAGAGTGTGAAGTGCAAGTTTTCGGTCAAGACTCGTCTTGGTTGGAACAAAAACGATGTAGTCGAGATATATCGAATTCTTGTTGAGGAAGGAGTGGACGAGGTTTTCATACATGCTAGAACAGTTGTTCAGGGTTTTTCTGGAAAAGCGAACTGGAAAAGTCTATCTGTCCTCGACAAGAAAATTCCAACATTTGTAAGTGGTGATATTTTCACTCCAGAAAATGCGAAGGAAGCTTTGGAAGAAAGTGGATGTCAAGGAATTTTAGTTGCAAGAGGAGCTATTGGAAGACCGTGGATATTTAAACAAATAAGAGATTTTTTGCAGCATGGTACATATTCAGAACCTTCTTTAAAAGATATCTTGGCGACTTTGAATGAACATATTGATCTCCTGATAAAGGAAAAGGGAGAAAGGGGTGCGGCCAAGGAGATAAGAAAGTTCTTGGCGGGATATACGAAGGGTTTAGAAGGAGCTCGGAGATTCAGAGATGAGGCAATGAAGATCGAAGATATTTGTAATCTGAAGCAAGCAATTTACAAGTTTTTCGTCAGAAAGGCAGAAAAGATCTCTTTTTAA
- the nadD gene encoding nicotinate (nicotinamide) nucleotide adenylyltransferase, with protein sequence MKKIGIFGGSFDPLHVGHVFVVVYSLEILKLDNLIIVPAYNPPHKKPQAPFEKRYEWLNRVFSGMKRIEISDYEKKRGEVSYSIFTIEHFSNLYRTKPLFIVGEDALSYFEKWYRYQDILEKATLVVYPRYCGKPFHERAKRILGDLSRIVFLDMPIIQVSSTEIRKRATEGKTLKGFVPEEIRKEVETFYGQDRSCTDGGLHR encoded by the coding sequence ATGAAGAAGATCGGCATATTCGGTGGATCGTTTGATCCTCTCCATGTTGGACATGTTTTTGTTGTTGTGTATTCGTTGGAGATCTTAAAATTGGATAACCTTATAATCGTACCCGCTTACAACCCTCCTCATAAGAAACCACAGGCACCTTTTGAAAAACGGTACGAGTGGTTGAATAGAGTTTTCAGCGGCATGAAGAGAATAGAGATAAGCGATTACGAAAAGAAAAGAGGAGAGGTTTCTTATTCAATATTCACCATTGAGCATTTTTCGAATCTTTACAGAACAAAACCTCTTTTCATAGTTGGTGAAGATGCTCTATCTTATTTTGAAAAATGGTACAGGTATCAAGATATTCTTGAGAAAGCCACGCTCGTTGTTTATCCGCGTTATTGTGGGAAACCATTTCACGAACGTGCAAAAAGGATACTCGGAGACTTAAGCAGAATAGTTTTTCTCGATATGCCCATCATACAGGTTTCTTCTACTGAGATTCGTAAAAGAGCTACCGAGGGAAAAACGTTGAAGGGCTTTGTTCCGGAAGAAATAAGAAAAGAGGTGGAGACTTTCTATGGTCAAGATAGGTCTTGCACCGATGGCGGGTTACACCGATAG
- a CDS encoding ABC transporter permease codes for MSSRVWAFLVPFFSVIIALLVAAVVIIAIGQNPFIAYKAMIEGAFGNLQALADTIIKTTPLILTGLSVGFGFRAGLFNIGAEGQMIIGAIFATVVGINMRGIPPTLAIPVTMLAGMIGGALWAAISGYLKAKTGAHEVVTTIMLNWIATYISSYLITGPLAVGSGTPKSPEIAPSAKLPPIVTVGALEMTSGIAISIIAAIVMYIILEKTKTGYEVKATGFNPYAAEYGGINISKNIVMCMAISGALAGLAGALEVMGLHHRFLGTLSGGKGFDGISIALIGQNHPIGIIFASFLIASLRTGSSNMQFVGVPKHIVTIIQGIVIFLVAADRIVKTLLKAKKVRK; via the coding sequence ATGAGTAGCAGGGTTTGGGCCTTTCTTGTACCATTTTTCTCTGTAATCATCGCTCTTCTTGTTGCCGCTGTTGTAATCATAGCGATAGGTCAAAATCCTTTCATAGCTTACAAAGCAATGATCGAAGGAGCTTTTGGCAATCTGCAAGCACTCGCAGATACAATTATAAAGACGACACCGCTCATATTAACAGGTCTCTCGGTCGGTTTCGGTTTCAGAGCAGGCCTTTTCAACATAGGAGCAGAAGGTCAAATGATTATTGGTGCCATCTTCGCAACGGTCGTAGGAATAAACATGAGAGGGATTCCTCCTACTCTTGCCATTCCCGTTACTATGCTTGCTGGTATGATCGGAGGAGCCCTGTGGGCCGCAATATCGGGATATTTGAAGGCAAAAACCGGTGCTCATGAAGTGGTAACAACGATCATGCTGAACTGGATCGCTACCTACATTTCTTCTTATCTCATAACCGGCCCGTTGGCTGTCGGTTCTGGTACCCCGAAAAGTCCAGAAATCGCTCCATCTGCGAAGCTTCCACCTATTGTTACAGTCGGTGCTCTCGAGATGACATCGGGAATAGCTATATCGATCATCGCCGCTATTGTTATGTACATTATTCTTGAAAAAACAAAAACGGGGTATGAAGTTAAAGCAACAGGTTTCAATCCATACGCCGCGGAATACGGTGGAATAAACATCTCTAAAAACATAGTCATGTGTATGGCTATCAGTGGAGCACTAGCAGGTCTTGCTGGAGCTTTGGAAGTCATGGGATTGCATCATAGATTTCTAGGAACGCTATCTGGAGGCAAAGGATTCGACGGTATATCCATCGCTCTCATCGGGCAAAATCATCCAATCGGGATCATCTTTGCTTCCTTCCTCATTGCCTCCTTGCGAACGGGTTCCAGTAACATGCAGTTTGTAGGCGTTCCCAAACACATCGTCACTATCATCCAAGGTATAGTGATATTCCTCGTAGCTGCTGATAGAATCGTTAAAACCCTTCTGAAAGCCAAGAAGGTGAGAAAATGA
- the ligA gene encoding NAD-dependent DNA ligase LigA, producing the protein MNMRQIPKEIIEEVERLREEIEYHNYRYYVLNDPVITDEEYDKLMRRLVELEKMYPELVTPDSPTQRVGGKVLEGFKTVKHTVPMLSLDNTYDEEEIMDFDRRVKKTLQESEVEYVAELKIDGVSIALRYEDGRFVLGATRGDGVEGEDVSENVKTVRSIPLRLRKPVTIEVRGEIYMPVDEFKRINDEREEEGLPPFANPRNAAAGTLRQLDTSLVASRRLDSFIYYVVHPEEYGLKTQWEALQFLKEIGFKVNPHSKLCKNVQEVIAYWKEWKERKRELDYWVDGIVVKVNRFDFQRILGETSKAPRWAIAFKFPAEQARTRVLDVTIQVGRTGVLTPVAELEPVQLAGTMVKRASLHNFEYIKEKDIRIGDYVFIEKAGGIIPQIVKPIPELRTGNEKEIKPPEKCPVCGGKVGKLNPDEVALRCLNPHCPAKLKRALRTFVSREALDIEGLGEKLIDKLVDAGLVKDIADIFYLTPFDLAQLGPGIGQRTIAKLLQEIEEAKRRPLHKLITGLGIPMVGQKTAKILAERFRSLEAIANASYEVLVDIPGVGPEIAKSIVEYFRNPKTKEIIEKLKRAGVKLEERIVKYDVLKGLTFAVTGTLKNFTREEIIEFLEKLGAKVVNSVSRNTDYLIVGENPGSKYEKAKTLKVKMMSEEEFLEFVKKRAGMKGYDFEEIMRSWKEWS; encoded by the coding sequence ATCAATATGAGGCAGATTCCAAAAGAAATAATAGAAGAGGTAGAAAGATTGCGTGAGGAAATTGAGTATCACAATTACAGGTATTACGTGTTGAACGACCCTGTCATAACTGACGAGGAATATGATAAGTTAATGCGAAGACTCGTGGAACTGGAGAAGATGTATCCGGAGCTAGTCACCCCCGATTCACCAACACAAAGAGTTGGTGGAAAAGTTTTGGAAGGTTTCAAAACGGTAAAACACACCGTTCCTATGTTGAGTTTGGACAACACTTACGATGAAGAGGAAATCATGGATTTTGATCGACGTGTTAAGAAAACTCTTCAAGAGTCCGAGGTGGAGTACGTTGCTGAATTGAAAATCGATGGGGTTTCGATTGCTCTCAGATACGAAGATGGACGTTTTGTTTTGGGTGCAACACGAGGGGACGGAGTAGAAGGTGAGGATGTTTCTGAGAATGTAAAAACGGTTCGAAGCATTCCACTTCGTTTGAGGAAACCCGTTACCATCGAAGTGAGAGGAGAAATATACATGCCTGTGGATGAGTTCAAAAGAATAAACGATGAAAGAGAAGAAGAGGGACTTCCTCCCTTTGCCAATCCAAGAAATGCGGCCGCTGGTACCTTACGTCAATTAGATACCTCTCTTGTTGCCTCAAGAAGGTTGGATTCTTTCATTTACTACGTTGTCCATCCTGAAGAGTACGGTCTCAAAACGCAATGGGAAGCGCTCCAGTTTCTAAAAGAAATAGGATTCAAGGTGAACCCACATTCGAAGTTGTGTAAGAATGTTCAGGAAGTAATCGCGTATTGGAAGGAATGGAAGGAGAGAAAGCGCGAACTTGACTATTGGGTTGATGGAATTGTGGTGAAAGTGAATCGATTCGATTTTCAGAGAATTCTTGGAGAAACTTCCAAAGCACCCAGATGGGCGATTGCTTTCAAATTTCCTGCTGAACAGGCACGAACGAGAGTTCTGGATGTCACTATCCAAGTGGGGCGAACCGGAGTTCTCACACCGGTGGCGGAATTGGAGCCAGTCCAATTGGCTGGAACGATGGTAAAAAGAGCTTCTCTCCACAATTTTGAATACATAAAGGAAAAGGATATAAGAATAGGGGATTACGTGTTCATAGAAAAAGCCGGGGGAATCATCCCACAAATCGTCAAACCTATTCCTGAATTGAGAACGGGAAATGAAAAAGAAATAAAACCACCCGAAAAATGCCCAGTGTGTGGTGGAAAAGTTGGAAAGTTGAATCCAGATGAGGTTGCACTCAGGTGTTTGAATCCTCACTGTCCTGCCAAGTTGAAAAGAGCTTTGAGAACGTTTGTGTCTCGAGAAGCCCTCGATATTGAAGGGCTCGGAGAGAAACTCATAGACAAGTTGGTCGATGCTGGTTTGGTGAAAGACATCGCGGACATCTTCTATCTCACGCCTTTTGATCTTGCTCAATTGGGACCTGGAATTGGCCAGAGAACTATAGCCAAACTTCTTCAAGAGATAGAAGAAGCAAAAAGAAGACCCCTCCATAAACTCATAACGGGACTCGGTATACCTATGGTGGGGCAGAAAACAGCAAAAATATTGGCAGAGCGTTTCAGATCATTGGAAGCAATTGCTAATGCATCTTACGAGGTGTTGGTAGATATTCCCGGTGTTGGCCCGGAGATAGCAAAAAGCATAGTTGAATACTTTAGAAACCCGAAAACAAAAGAGATCATAGAGAAATTGAAAAGAGCGGGTGTAAAGCTTGAAGAAAGGATTGTAAAGTACGATGTATTGAAAGGCTTGACCTTTGCTGTCACAGGTACTCTCAAAAACTTCACAAGGGAAGAAATAATTGAGTTTCTCGAAAAATTGGGAGCCAAGGTTGTGAATTCGGTGAGCAGAAACACTGACTATCTTATAGTTGGGGAGAATCCCGGTTCCAAGTACGAGAAAGCGAAAACTCTGAAGGTTAAGATGATGAGCGAGGAGGAATTTTTGGAATTCGTAAAAAAGAGAGCTGGGATGAAAGGGTATGATTTTGAGGAGATAATGAGGAGTTGGAAAGAATGGAGTTGA
- the obgE gene encoding GTPase ObgE: MNLEKAEFVDRVKIFVKAGDGGNGCVSFRREKYVPKGGPDGGDGGDGGFVFLRANPSISTLIEFVNRRKFVAENGKHGMGKKMKGRNGKDLYIDVPVGTIVKDANTGKVIADLDRPGKIVCVARGGRGGRGNAHFATPTRQAPFIAERGEKGEARWLELELKVLADVGLVGYPNVGKSSLIARISSARPKIANYPFTTLVPNLGVVKYDDFSFVVADIPGLIEGASEGKGLGNVFLRHVERCVVIVHVIDISGFEREDPVRDYFVIRKEMEKYSPFLVGKTEIVVANKIDLVDKRDLVRKIEILSNKIGKEVIPISVATGEGIDLFLARLTDIVKREKVGRSASEKDGSEVKTVKPAPVWRALPGRFNIEITKVDEGYWVIDGEGVRVWVERFDLNQRDARLQFLQVLEKNGLSEKLKKIGVKEGDVVKIGNFEFEYKE; the protein is encoded by the coding sequence ATGAACTTGGAGAAAGCAGAGTTTGTGGATCGTGTAAAGATTTTTGTGAAAGCTGGAGATGGAGGTAATGGATGTGTGAGTTTTAGAAGAGAAAAATATGTTCCCAAGGGAGGCCCTGACGGTGGAGACGGCGGAGATGGTGGCTTTGTGTTTCTCAGGGCCAATCCATCCATTTCTACACTGATAGAGTTTGTGAACCGTAGGAAATTTGTAGCGGAAAACGGAAAGCATGGAATGGGAAAGAAGATGAAGGGAAGAAATGGTAAGGACCTCTACATTGATGTTCCGGTTGGGACCATAGTAAAAGATGCAAACACCGGGAAAGTGATAGCCGATTTGGATAGACCAGGAAAGATCGTTTGCGTGGCTCGTGGTGGGAGGGGAGGTAGAGGAAACGCTCACTTTGCAACACCTACTAGGCAAGCGCCTTTCATCGCAGAAAGGGGTGAGAAAGGAGAAGCCCGATGGTTGGAACTCGAACTTAAGGTACTCGCCGATGTAGGACTTGTAGGATATCCAAACGTGGGAAAGTCTTCTCTGATAGCACGGATTAGTAGTGCCAGACCAAAGATAGCCAACTATCCTTTTACAACGCTCGTTCCCAATCTCGGAGTGGTTAAATACGATGATTTCAGTTTTGTTGTTGCCGATATACCTGGTCTCATCGAAGGAGCGAGTGAAGGGAAGGGGCTTGGGAATGTTTTTCTTAGGCATGTAGAGAGATGTGTTGTTATTGTTCACGTGATCGACATAAGTGGTTTTGAGAGGGAAGATCCTGTTAGAGATTACTTTGTCATAAGAAAGGAGATGGAGAAGTATTCGCCATTCTTAGTTGGAAAAACAGAGATAGTTGTAGCGAACAAGATAGATCTTGTGGACAAGCGTGATCTTGTTCGCAAAATAGAAATTCTGTCGAATAAAATCGGAAAGGAAGTGATACCAATTTCTGTTGCAACAGGAGAAGGTATCGATCTGTTCCTTGCAAGGTTAACAGACATAGTTAAGAGGGAAAAAGTCGGAAGGTCTGCAAGCGAAAAAGATGGATCTGAGGTTAAAACAGTGAAGCCTGCACCTGTTTGGAGAGCGCTCCCGGGAAGGTTCAACATAGAGATTACAAAGGTAGATGAAGGATACTGGGTGATTGACGGTGAAGGAGTTAGGGTATGGGTTGAAAGGTTCGACTTGAACCAAAGGGACGCGCGTCTTCAGTTTCTTCAGGTTCTCGAGAAAAACGGTTTGAGTGAGAAATTGAAAAAGATTGGAGTGAAGGAAGGTGATGTTGTCAAAATAGGAAACTTTGAATTCGAATACAAGGAGTAA
- a CDS encoding ABC transporter ATP-binding protein — MEYAVVMKGIVKRFPGVLANDHVDLFVEKGEIHAIVGENGAGKTTLMKQLYGLLKPDEGEIYINGKKVEFSGPRDAIKHGIGMVHQHFMLVDNLTAFENVIIGMEPKKGIVLNRKEAREKVKKLSEEYGLIIDVDMKIEDMPVGLQQRVEIIKTLYRGAEILILDEPTAVLTPQETEELFDVLRRLKKSGKTIIFISHKLNEVMAISDRITVMRQGKVTGNLITSQTTPQEIARLMVGRDVVLTVEKKPKEPGEVLLEVENLWVKDNRGLNAVRGVSFAVRKGEIVGIAGVAGNGQSELVEAITGLRKVEEGRVIFKGENITGYDPKRLRDIGIYHVPEDRLKRGLIVDFPAYFNMILGRHMVEPFVRNGFLNMREIKTFSKQLFERFDIRPRNIELLAGNFSGGNQQKIIVAREMSFSPEFLVVAQPTRGLDVGAIEFIHRTLVSMRDRDVGILLVSMELDEIFSLSDRILVMYEGEIMGEVRPEETTREEVGLMMAGHRLEEIRK, encoded by the coding sequence GTGGAGTACGCAGTCGTAATGAAGGGGATAGTCAAGAGATTTCCTGGTGTTCTTGCGAACGATCACGTCGATCTCTTCGTAGAAAAGGGGGAAATTCATGCTATAGTCGGTGAAAACGGTGCCGGTAAGACTACTCTCATGAAACAGCTTTATGGATTGCTGAAACCCGATGAAGGAGAAATATATATAAACGGTAAAAAAGTTGAATTTTCTGGCCCAAGAGATGCAATAAAGCATGGAATAGGTATGGTTCACCAGCATTTTATGTTAGTTGATAATCTAACTGCTTTTGAGAACGTTATCATCGGTATGGAACCGAAGAAGGGTATCGTACTGAACAGAAAAGAAGCAAGAGAGAAAGTCAAAAAGCTTTCCGAGGAGTACGGTTTGATAATTGACGTCGACATGAAAATCGAAGATATGCCAGTTGGACTCCAACAAAGGGTGGAGATTATAAAGACACTTTACAGAGGAGCAGAGATCCTTATTCTCGACGAGCCCACCGCTGTTTTAACCCCGCAAGAAACGGAAGAACTCTTCGACGTTTTGAGGAGACTCAAGAAGAGTGGGAAAACCATCATATTCATTTCACATAAATTGAACGAAGTCATGGCGATTTCGGATAGGATTACCGTTATGAGACAGGGAAAGGTAACAGGAAATCTCATAACTTCCCAAACAACACCGCAAGAGATTGCAAGACTGATGGTGGGAAGAGATGTTGTCTTAACCGTCGAGAAAAAACCGAAAGAACCCGGTGAAGTTCTTCTTGAAGTTGAGAACCTCTGGGTTAAAGACAACAGAGGGTTAAATGCAGTGAGAGGTGTTTCCTTTGCGGTTAGGAAAGGAGAAATAGTAGGAATAGCCGGAGTGGCAGGAAACGGGCAATCCGAACTGGTGGAAGCTATAACAGGTTTGAGAAAAGTAGAGGAAGGTAGAGTAATTTTCAAAGGAGAAAATATCACTGGTTACGACCCCAAAAGGCTGAGAGACATTGGAATTTACCACGTACCAGAAGATAGATTGAAAAGAGGTCTGATAGTGGACTTCCCAGCCTATTTTAACATGATCCTCGGGAGACACATGGTGGAACCCTTTGTAAGAAATGGCTTCCTTAATATGAGAGAGATAAAAACTTTCTCAAAGCAACTTTTTGAACGTTTCGATATAAGGCCTAGAAATATAGAGCTTCTAGCTGGAAATTTCTCGGGTGGAAATCAGCAAAAGATAATAGTCGCCCGCGAAATGAGTTTTTCTCCGGAATTTCTTGTTGTAGCGCAACCAACTCGAGGCCTTGACGTGGGAGCTATAGAGTTCATACACAGAACTCTCGTGTCAATGAGAGATAGAGATGTAGGGATTCTACTTGTTTCCATGGAATTAGACGAGATCTTCTCTTTGAGTGATCGTATTCTCGTGATGTACGAAGGTGAAATAATGGGAGAAGTGAGGCCTGAGGAAACCACCAGAGAGGAAGTGGGATTGATGATGGCTGGACATAGACTGGAGGAGATCAGAAAATGA
- a CDS encoding BMP family protein encodes MRRFLMILLLISAIALFGFKVVMVTDVGGLGDKSFNDGTWAGIKRAANELGIEAKVIQSYEQSDYIPNLSKAAEEADLVFAVGFMMTDALFKVAKQYPDTYFVGIDISPEEGQILPNVLTFTFKEQEAAFLVGYVAAAMTQTGTVGFVGGIPIPPVERFRYGYEAGIKTYSVLHKKNVKILRGYTQDFEDPKKGKDLAMSQFAEGADIVFHASGACGNGVIEAAREKFAALVGSDNLVDLIDYYTTNRKSFFAIGVDMDQDYMAPGAVLASAMKRVDVAAYYGVVWAYEGTFEGGHKVLGIAEDAVGISPMKYTKGIVPNRVIAELLYLEKLMKDGTLKVPETQEELDAFEVPEIEFPF; translated from the coding sequence ATGAGAAGATTCTTGATGATTCTTTTGTTGATTTCTGCAATTGCGTTGTTCGGTTTCAAAGTTGTCATGGTGACGGACGTTGGTGGTTTGGGGGACAAGTCTTTTAACGATGGAACTTGGGCAGGAATAAAACGAGCTGCAAATGAACTTGGGATTGAAGCAAAAGTTATCCAATCATACGAGCAATCCGACTATATACCAAATCTCAGCAAAGCCGCCGAAGAAGCAGATTTAGTTTTTGCGGTAGGTTTCATGATGACAGATGCTCTTTTCAAAGTGGCAAAGCAATATCCGGACACGTATTTTGTGGGAATAGACATCTCCCCAGAAGAAGGGCAGATTCTTCCAAACGTATTAACCTTCACGTTCAAAGAACAAGAAGCGGCTTTCTTGGTCGGATATGTGGCCGCTGCTATGACCCAGACCGGAACGGTGGGTTTCGTTGGTGGTATTCCCATTCCTCCTGTGGAGAGATTCAGATATGGTTATGAGGCAGGAATAAAAACCTACTCCGTTCTTCATAAAAAGAACGTGAAGATATTGAGAGGTTACACCCAAGACTTCGAAGATCCGAAAAAGGGTAAAGATCTTGCTATGTCGCAGTTTGCGGAGGGTGCCGATATCGTATTCCACGCTTCTGGCGCCTGTGGAAATGGAGTTATAGAAGCCGCTAGGGAAAAGTTCGCTGCACTTGTTGGATCTGACAATCTCGTTGATTTGATAGACTATTACACCACGAACAGAAAAAGCTTTTTCGCTATAGGAGTGGATATGGATCAAGATTATATGGCGCCTGGTGCTGTCCTTGCTAGTGCGATGAAGAGAGTCGACGTTGCCGCTTACTACGGTGTCGTTTGGGCATATGAAGGAACGTTCGAGGGTGGCCACAAGGTACTCGGAATAGCTGAAGATGCTGTGGGAATAAGTCCTATGAAGTACACAAAAGGAATCGTTCCGAACAGAGTAATAGCGGAACTTTTGTATCTCGAAAAGCTCATGAAAGACGGGACTTTGAAGGTTCCTGAAACACAAGAAGAACTCGATGCGTTCGAAGTACCAGAGATTGAATTTCCATTTTGA
- a CDS encoding ferritin family protein: MFSAKELLSVAIRVEKEGEEFYRKLSDRFKDKPDIKEFFSYMSRQESEHARTFEKIGEELKVSEETYLDLSDAEEYLKSFVEGRFFPDTETMEKYLKEKSVEEAIDFSISVEKETIIFYYEILELLKNEKAKSLVKGIIEQEKQHVVKLLRVKGMIA; encoded by the coding sequence ATGTTTTCAGCGAAAGAATTACTCAGCGTAGCCATCAGAGTGGAAAAAGAAGGGGAAGAGTTCTACAGAAAATTATCAGATCGTTTCAAGGACAAGCCTGATATAAAAGAATTTTTCTCTTACATGTCCCGTCAAGAATCAGAACATGCCCGAACGTTTGAAAAAATAGGAGAGGAATTGAAAGTAAGTGAGGAAACTTATTTAGATCTCAGCGATGCAGAAGAGTATTTGAAATCTTTCGTCGAAGGAAGATTTTTTCCGGACACAGAAACGATGGAAAAATACCTGAAAGAAAAGTCGGTCGAAGAGGCTATCGATTTTTCTATATCCGTGGAAAAAGAAACCATAATCTTCTATTATGAGATTCTAGAGCTTTTGAAAAACGAGAAAGCAAAATCTCTAGTAAAGGGTATAATAGAGCAAGAAAAGCAACACGTTGTGAAATTGCTCAGAGTAAAGGGGATGATTGCTTAG